The DNA region ATGGATGTTCAATTAACACAGGATCAGGTTGTCGTGTTACATCATGACTTAAATCTAATGAGAATGGCAAAAATACCAAAAAGAGTCTCTGAAATGACCTATAATGAATTGTTAGAATTAGATATTGGTAGTGATATATCCACAGAATATAGGAATGAAACCATACCGAAACTTGAAGATGCAATCACCATGATTGATGGTCGCGCATCTATGTTAATTGATATAAAGGCTTATGGATATGAAGCAGAAATGGCAAAAATCATTGTTGATATCTTAGAAGAGGCGAATGCAATAGAGACGAGCTATGTTCAATCCTTTAATTACAAAGTTTTGAGTGAGATTAGATCATTAAATTCAGATTTGAGAATTGGCCAGATTATGTACTATGCAGTTGGCAATCTGGATTTATTAGATGTAGATTTCTACACTGTACAAAAAGATATGCTGAGTCAAGAATTTGTGAGGAAAGCACATCAAATGGAACGTGGTATATGGGTGTGGACGGTTAATCGTGAATCAGAGATTAAAAAAACACTACAATTTGATATTGATGGCATCATTACAGCCAATGCAGAACTTGTTAGGGAGGTACTTGGATTGAATGAACCTTTAGAGGAAGTAACGTTAGAATAAAGCACCATAAATATTTGATTAAAGATTAAGAATATTGTAAGAATTATAGCAAGTACTTTGACCGATTTGTAGGATAGACTATGAATGTGTCAACAGGAAAGAAGAGGTAAACGTGTGGAGAAGATAAAGATACTTGTTTGTGATGATGATAAGGACATAGTGGATGCAATTGCTATTTATTTGGAACATGAAGGCTTTGAGATTGTAAAAGCTTATGATGGCTATGAAGCACTTGCTGCTATGAGAGAAAAGGCAATTCAGCTTATTATTATGGATATTATGATGCCCAAGTTAGATGGTCTAAAGGCAACACTCAAAATACGTGAAACGATGAATTGTCCAATTATTCTTTTGTCGGCTAAGTCCGAGGATACAGACAAGATTATCGGACTCAATTTTGGTGCGGATGATTATATGACAAAGCCATTTAATCCTTTAGAGTTGATTGCTAGAGTGAAGTCACAACTCAGACGTTATAACCATCTAGGCAGTGTTCCTCATCATCAAAACATCCTAAAAACAGGAGGACTTGAGCTTGATATGGAATGCAAAGTGCTCTTTGTAGATGGTGAACAAGTGAATTTAACACCCACAGAACTGGGAATTCTACAACTGTTGATGCGTCATATGGGTCGGGTCTATTCGATCACGGAGATTTATGAGCATGTATGGGAAGAGGAAGCAATCGCTGCTGAAAATACAGTTGCTGTCCATATTCGCCGAATCCGTGAGAAAATAGAAATTGACCCCAAAAATCCAAAATACGTAAAGGTGGTATGGGGCATTGGCTATAAAGTTGAAAAAATTATTTAGACACATGATAACAAAAGCGTTAGTTTTATTGATGATGGTTGGTGGTGTTTTCATTGGAGCTTGGGGTTTTTATAACATAGCTATCATGGAAGATGCTTACCAAAGTGAAAATTTTTATGAAACACAACAATTTGAAGAAGATTTGGCACGTTTGGCACATAACATTGTTGAAAAAGAGCTGGTTTTAACAGATGAGGCGAGTATTCTTGCTCTTGAGATACCAGAGGAAGAAAAAAGTGAAAAGGTTAGACGCTTACGCATTATCGAACATAACTTGAAGCAGGCAAAGGATTTAGACTATATGCTGGTATCAAAGATGACGAAACGGGTCATCAGTAATATATCAAAGTCACAACAAACTTCTATTCTTGATCGTTCTATATATGTGAGATGGGATTATGCATCGGTTGAAACAAGTTTTAATCCGAATTTTGGACAAAACTATTTTTCAAATGGTATCAATGAGGATATTCAAAGGCTATTAGGTTTGAG from Petrocella atlantisensis includes:
- a CDS encoding response regulator transcription factor, producing the protein MKILVCDDDKDIVDAIAIYLEHEGFEIVKAYDGYEALAAMREKAIQLIIMDIMMPKLDGLKATLKIRETMNCPIILLSAKSEDTDKIIGLNFGADDYMTKPFNPLELIARVKSQLRRYNHLGSVPHHQNILKTGGLELDMECKVLFVDGEQVNLTPTELGILQLLMRHMGRVYSITEIYEHVWEEEAIAAENTVAVHIRRIREKIEIDPKNPKYVKVVWGIGYKVEKII